The Etheostoma cragini isolate CJK2018 chromosome 5, CSU_Ecrag_1.0, whole genome shotgun sequence genome contains a region encoding:
- the atxn2 gene encoding ataxin-2 isoform X4: MSMKAGGNRSKPGGGNTAGAAASGAGGSGGGRQNLGRGRHSGKGPAAVIFNGVYANMRMVHVLTSVVGTKCELKVKNGTIYEGVFKTYGPECDLVLDAAHRKSLEPSIAPRKEDIVESIIFKASDVVVVTFKDVDLNFARKVSSDTDNFTDTAVSSKINGEHKEKDLEPWDGGETHNSDSLESLDTDVSNGWDPNDMFKYNEEKYGVLSTYDSSLSTYTVPLERDNSEEFLKREARAAQLAEEIEASATYKARVALENDERSEEEKYTAVVRGERETHTLSRENKYIPPGQRNREAMSWGLGRQNSPRMAQSSAGPSTPRPGPHDYSPSAGADQRVVNGGSSHWPSPCPSPSSRPPSRYQSGPSSLPPRATTPTRPARPPSRPSRPLSHSSHPSYPSSSSSFSHHGPTSPASTLPKRMSSEGPPRMSPKSQRTPRSHRVPPCRTTGVPPGVDLISHNAPGEVPVTPPTRSSSSGGTWSSVVSGAHRPRSPRQNSMGGASSGSSSLPAPQTGTASVETVATATSASSPAAASPAPNMVTSSSGDAKECRIQETRQTSPTANKENIKPLDSSPSITRPVCKGPPSMQPDHRKQIDNLKKFSVDFRLQSISNPDSAFDQMMTKPPRDPADKPKDLALDKASTVGREGTEDGVVVNAAGPPGGAPAPSTSTTNTSKPGSPAALSPSPSAPDQKRPGLDVTSQGVQTTATSSFSAPKHEEKEEKREAVQDQVRKSTLNPNANEFKPRFNTQPKPANTPTPPRPQGQPSPSIVVQQPQTVYSQTVCFPQMYPLTPVSPGVQSPAMYQVQMPHMTVSQSKPYRPGKVPNMPQQRSDQHHPQGTPTMMHPVTAAGPPIVAQNPAYSAQYFTCSPQQFTSQPLVQQMTHYQSQAQHVFSPVMQGSARMMAPPTHGQPTLVSSSTTQYPEQTHTMYVSQGPMPQQYPHPSATLHPHPQHPQPSATPTGQGQQGGPQQHGGPPNHPAASPVQHQQHQQHQQAAAAAAAAQALHMANQAPQQQMYSALAPTPPSMTPGPNPQSPQASFPSPQQTVYIHPQQVQHGYNHNHMAHVQQAHMQSGMVQSHHPAQTHPTMMLMATQGPPGGQPPMPQTALNPIPVSSTTHFSYLAHPQVQAHHQQQL; this comes from the exons ATGTCAATGAAGGCCGGTGGAAATCGCAGCAAGCCAGGCGGTGGCAACACCGCTGGTGCCGCCGCCTCCGGTGCCGGAGGAAGCGGCGGGGGAAGACAGAATCTGGGCAG ggGAAGACACAGTGGTAAAGGTCCCGCAGCG GTGATTTTCAATGGTGTATATGCAAATATGAGGATGGTCCATGTCTTGACTTCAGTCGTG GGGACCAAGTGTGAGCTGAAAGTGAAAAATGGAACAATCTATGAAGGAGTATTTAAGACGTACGGTCCAGAG TGTGACTTGGTGTTGGATGCAGCCCACAGAAAGAGCCTAGAGCCAAGCATAGCACCCCGGAAAGAGGATATTGTGGAGAGCATCATTTTCAAGGCCTCTGATGTGGTAGTGGTGACCTTCAAAGATGTGGACCTGAATTTTGCCAGGAAAG TCTCTTCTGACACAG ACAACTTCACAGATACAGCAGTGAGCAGTAAGATTAATGGTGAGCATAAAGAGAAGGATCTAGAGCCCTGGGATGGGGGAGAGACCCACAACTCTGACAGCCTTGAGTCCCTGGATACAGATGTG TCAAACGGGTGGGATCCCAATGACATGTTCAAGTACAACGAGGAGAAGTATGGTGTCTTGTCTACATATGACAGCAGCCTGTCCACATATAC GGTTCCCTTGGAGCGGGACAACTCAGAAGAGTTCCTGAAGAGGGAGGCGCGTGCTGCCCAGCTGGCGGAGGAGATTGAGGCCAGTGCCACATACAAGGCCCGTGTGGCCCTGGAGAACGATGAACGCTCTGAGGAGGAGAAATATACTGCTGTGGTGCGAGGGGAAAGGGAGACTCACACACTTAGCAG agAGAACAAGTACATTCCTCCAGGTCAGAGGAACAGGGAGGCGATGTCCTGGGGACTGGGACGTCAGAATTCACCTCGTATGGCTCAAAGCTCAGCCGGACCCTCAACTCCTCGACCAGGACCTCACGACTACAGTCCCAGCGCCGGGGCAGATCAGAGGGTGGTTAATGGAG GTTCATCCCATTGGCCCTCACCCTGTCCGTCTCCTTCCTCTCGCCCCCCCTCTCGTTACCAGTCTGGCCCCTCCTCCCTGCCTCCTCGGGCAACTACACCCACCAGGCCTGCCAGACCCCCCTCTCGACCTTCCAGGCCTCTCTCTCATTCATCCCACCCCTCCtatccctcctcctcatcctcctttTCCCACCATGGGCCCACATCGCCAGCTTCCACTCTGCCCAAACGCATGTCTTCAGAAG GCCCACCAAGGATGTCTCCGAAATCCCAGCGGACGCCTCGTTCTCACAGAGTGCCTCCCTGCCGGACCACTGGCGTTCCTCCAGGAGTGGATTTAATTTCCCACAATGCCCCTGGAGAGGTCCCAGTGACCCCACCAACCAGAAGCAGCTCCTCTGGAGGGACATGGTCCTCGGTGGTTAGTGGAG CTCACAGGCCTCGCTCCCCCCGACAGAATAGTATGGGTGGAGCCTCTTCTggctcctcctccctcccagcACCCCAGACAGGAACAGCTTCTGTGGAAACTGTTGCTACAGCAACATCAGcttcctctcctgctgctgctagccCCGCCCCCAACATGGTCACCTCTTCTTCAGGAGATG CAAAAGAGTGTCGTATCCAAGAAACAAGACAGACATCCCCTACGGCAAATAAGGAGAACATCAAGCCCTTGGACAGCTCACCTAGTATCACCAGACCAGTCTGTAAAG GACCCCCTTCTATGCAACCAgaccacagaaaacaaatagataatttaaaaaaatttagtGTAGATTTTAGG TTGCAGTCGATTTCAAACCCAGACTCTGCCTTTGACCAGATGATGACCAAGCCTCCCAGAGATCCAGCAGACAAGCCAAAAGACCTTGCCCTGGACAAGGCCTCCACAGTGGGGAGGGAGGGCACTGAAGACGGTGTTGTAGTGAATGCGGCTGGCCCCCCCGGTGGTGCCCCTGCTCCATCTACCAGCACCACAAACACTAGTAAGCCTGGCAGCCCCGCTGCACTATCCCCATCTCCCTCAGCCCCCGACCAGAAGAGGCCAGGGCTGGATGTGACATCACAGGGAGTTCAGACGACAGCCACATCCTCATTCAGTGCACCCAAGcatgaagagaaggaggagaaaagggaggCAGTACAAGA TCAAGTAAGAAAATCAACCCTGAACCCAAATGCCAATGAGTTCAAACCAAGGTTCAATACACAG CCCAAACCAGCCAACACCCCGACGCCTCCCCGGCCTCAGGGACAGCCCAGCCCCTCAATCGTAGTCCAGCAGCCTCAGACTGTCTACAGCCAGACGGTCTGCTTCCCCCAGATGTATCCCCTCACACCAGTCAGCCCTGGAGTGCAG TCTCCAGCCATGTACCAGGTTCAGATGCCTCATATGACAGTCAGCCAATCTAAACCCTACAGACCAGGTAAAG TACCCAACATGCCCCAGCAGAGGTCGGACCAGCACCACCCTCAAGGCACACCCACCATGATGCACCCAGTGACTGCAGCAGGACCCCCTATTGTAGCACAAAACCCTGCCTACTCTGCCCAGTACTTCACCTGCAGCCCGCAGCAGTTCACCAGTCAGCCGCTGGTCCAGCAGATGACACATTACCAATCACAG GCGCAGCATGTGTTCAGTCCCGTAATGCAGGGCAGTGCCAGGATGATGGCGCCTCCTACGCACGGCCAACCCACCCTCGTCTCTTCCTCAACTACACAGTACCCAGAGCAGACACACACCATGTATG TGTCTCAAGGGCCAATGCCCCAGCAGTACCCTCATCCCAGCGCCACCTTGCACCCTCACCCACAGCACCCCCAGCCCTCTGCCACGCCTACAGGCCAAGGCCAGCAGGGTGGTCCCCAACAACATGGAGGTCCTCCAAACCACCCAGCTGCCAGCCCAGTCCAgcaccagcagcaccagcagcaccagcaggcagcagcag cggcagcagcagcccaGGCCCTCCACATGGCTAACCAGGCACCGCAGCAGCAGATGTATTCTGCTTTGGCCCCCACTCCCCCCTCCATGACCCCGGGACCCAACCCTCAGTCTCCCCAGGCATCGTTCCCCTCTCCCCAGCAGACGGTCTATATCCACCCACAGCAGGTGCAGCACGGCTATAACCACAACCACATGGCACACGTGCAGCAG GCCCATATGCAGTCTGGTATGGTGCAGTCTCACCACCCGGCGCAGACTCACCCCACGATGATGCTGATGGCTACCCAGGGTCCTCCAGGGGGTCAGCCACCTATGCCCCAGACTGCCCTCAACCCCATTCCGGTTTCCTCCACCACACATTTTTCCTACCTGGCACATCCACaag TGCAAGctcatcatcagcagcagctgtAG
- the atxn2 gene encoding ataxin-2 isoform X6, producing the protein MSMKAGGNRSKPGGGNTAGAAASGAGGSGGGRQNLGRGRHSGKGPAAVIFNGVYANMRMVHVLTSVVGTKCELKVKNGTIYEGVFKTYGPECDLVLDAAHRKSLEPSIAPRKEDIVESIIFKASDVVVVTFKDVDLNFARKDNFTDTAVSSKINGEHKEKDLEPWDGGETHNSDSLESLDTDVSNGWDPNDMFKYNEEKYGVLSTYDSSLSTYTVPLERDNSEEFLKREARAAQLAEEIEASATYKARVALENDERSEEEKYTAVVRGERETHTLSRENKYIPPGQRNREAMSWGLGRQNSPRMAQSSAGPSTPRPGPHDYSPSAGADQRVVNGGSSHWPSPCPSPSSRPPSRYQSGPSSLPPRATTPTRPARPPSRPSRPLSHSSHPSYPSSSSSFSHHGPTSPASTLPKRMSSEGPPRMSPKSQRTPRSHRVPPCRTTGVPPGVDLISHNAPGEVPVTPPTRSSSSGGTWSSVVSGAHRPRSPRQNSMGGASSGSSSLPAPQTGTASVETVATATSASSPAAASPAPNMVTSSSGDAKECRIQETRQTSPTANKENIKPLDSSPSITRPVCKGPPSMQPDHRKQIDNLKKFSVDFRLQSISNPDSAFDQMMTKPPRDPADKPKDLALDKASTVGREGTEDGVVVNAAGPPGGAPAPSTSTTNTSKPGSPAALSPSPSAPDQKRPGLDVTSQGVQTTATSSFSAPKHEEKEEKREAVQDQVRKSTLNPNANEFKPRFNTQPKPANTPTPPRPQGQPSPSIVVQQPQTVYSQTVCFPQMYPLTPVSPGVQSPAMYQVQMPHMTVSQSKPYRPGKVPNMPQQRSDQHHPQGTPTMMHPVTAAGPPIVAQNPAYSAQYFTCSPQQFTSQPLVQQMTHYQSQAQHVFSPVMQGSARMMAPPTHGQPTLVSSSTTQYPEQTHTMYVSQGPMPQQYPHPSATLHPHPQHPQPSATPTGQGQQGGPQQHGGPPNHPAASPVQHQQHQQHQQAAAAAAAAQALHMANQAPQQQMYSALAPTPPSMTPGPNPQSPQASFPSPQQTVYIHPQQVQHGYNHNHMAHVQQAHMQSGMVQSHHPAQTHPTMMLMATQGPPGGQPPMPQTALNPIPVSSTTHFSYLAHPQVQAHHQQQL; encoded by the exons ATGTCAATGAAGGCCGGTGGAAATCGCAGCAAGCCAGGCGGTGGCAACACCGCTGGTGCCGCCGCCTCCGGTGCCGGAGGAAGCGGCGGGGGAAGACAGAATCTGGGCAG ggGAAGACACAGTGGTAAAGGTCCCGCAGCG GTGATTTTCAATGGTGTATATGCAAATATGAGGATGGTCCATGTCTTGACTTCAGTCGTG GGGACCAAGTGTGAGCTGAAAGTGAAAAATGGAACAATCTATGAAGGAGTATTTAAGACGTACGGTCCAGAG TGTGACTTGGTGTTGGATGCAGCCCACAGAAAGAGCCTAGAGCCAAGCATAGCACCCCGGAAAGAGGATATTGTGGAGAGCATCATTTTCAAGGCCTCTGATGTGGTAGTGGTGACCTTCAAAGATGTGGACCTGAATTTTGCCAGGAAAG ACAACTTCACAGATACAGCAGTGAGCAGTAAGATTAATGGTGAGCATAAAGAGAAGGATCTAGAGCCCTGGGATGGGGGAGAGACCCACAACTCTGACAGCCTTGAGTCCCTGGATACAGATGTG TCAAACGGGTGGGATCCCAATGACATGTTCAAGTACAACGAGGAGAAGTATGGTGTCTTGTCTACATATGACAGCAGCCTGTCCACATATAC GGTTCCCTTGGAGCGGGACAACTCAGAAGAGTTCCTGAAGAGGGAGGCGCGTGCTGCCCAGCTGGCGGAGGAGATTGAGGCCAGTGCCACATACAAGGCCCGTGTGGCCCTGGAGAACGATGAACGCTCTGAGGAGGAGAAATATACTGCTGTGGTGCGAGGGGAAAGGGAGACTCACACACTTAGCAG agAGAACAAGTACATTCCTCCAGGTCAGAGGAACAGGGAGGCGATGTCCTGGGGACTGGGACGTCAGAATTCACCTCGTATGGCTCAAAGCTCAGCCGGACCCTCAACTCCTCGACCAGGACCTCACGACTACAGTCCCAGCGCCGGGGCAGATCAGAGGGTGGTTAATGGAG GTTCATCCCATTGGCCCTCACCCTGTCCGTCTCCTTCCTCTCGCCCCCCCTCTCGTTACCAGTCTGGCCCCTCCTCCCTGCCTCCTCGGGCAACTACACCCACCAGGCCTGCCAGACCCCCCTCTCGACCTTCCAGGCCTCTCTCTCATTCATCCCACCCCTCCtatccctcctcctcatcctcctttTCCCACCATGGGCCCACATCGCCAGCTTCCACTCTGCCCAAACGCATGTCTTCAGAAG GCCCACCAAGGATGTCTCCGAAATCCCAGCGGACGCCTCGTTCTCACAGAGTGCCTCCCTGCCGGACCACTGGCGTTCCTCCAGGAGTGGATTTAATTTCCCACAATGCCCCTGGAGAGGTCCCAGTGACCCCACCAACCAGAAGCAGCTCCTCTGGAGGGACATGGTCCTCGGTGGTTAGTGGAG CTCACAGGCCTCGCTCCCCCCGACAGAATAGTATGGGTGGAGCCTCTTCTggctcctcctccctcccagcACCCCAGACAGGAACAGCTTCTGTGGAAACTGTTGCTACAGCAACATCAGcttcctctcctgctgctgctagccCCGCCCCCAACATGGTCACCTCTTCTTCAGGAGATG CAAAAGAGTGTCGTATCCAAGAAACAAGACAGACATCCCCTACGGCAAATAAGGAGAACATCAAGCCCTTGGACAGCTCACCTAGTATCACCAGACCAGTCTGTAAAG GACCCCCTTCTATGCAACCAgaccacagaaaacaaatagataatttaaaaaaatttagtGTAGATTTTAGG TTGCAGTCGATTTCAAACCCAGACTCTGCCTTTGACCAGATGATGACCAAGCCTCCCAGAGATCCAGCAGACAAGCCAAAAGACCTTGCCCTGGACAAGGCCTCCACAGTGGGGAGGGAGGGCACTGAAGACGGTGTTGTAGTGAATGCGGCTGGCCCCCCCGGTGGTGCCCCTGCTCCATCTACCAGCACCACAAACACTAGTAAGCCTGGCAGCCCCGCTGCACTATCCCCATCTCCCTCAGCCCCCGACCAGAAGAGGCCAGGGCTGGATGTGACATCACAGGGAGTTCAGACGACAGCCACATCCTCATTCAGTGCACCCAAGcatgaagagaaggaggagaaaagggaggCAGTACAAGA TCAAGTAAGAAAATCAACCCTGAACCCAAATGCCAATGAGTTCAAACCAAGGTTCAATACACAG CCCAAACCAGCCAACACCCCGACGCCTCCCCGGCCTCAGGGACAGCCCAGCCCCTCAATCGTAGTCCAGCAGCCTCAGACTGTCTACAGCCAGACGGTCTGCTTCCCCCAGATGTATCCCCTCACACCAGTCAGCCCTGGAGTGCAG TCTCCAGCCATGTACCAGGTTCAGATGCCTCATATGACAGTCAGCCAATCTAAACCCTACAGACCAGGTAAAG TACCCAACATGCCCCAGCAGAGGTCGGACCAGCACCACCCTCAAGGCACACCCACCATGATGCACCCAGTGACTGCAGCAGGACCCCCTATTGTAGCACAAAACCCTGCCTACTCTGCCCAGTACTTCACCTGCAGCCCGCAGCAGTTCACCAGTCAGCCGCTGGTCCAGCAGATGACACATTACCAATCACAG GCGCAGCATGTGTTCAGTCCCGTAATGCAGGGCAGTGCCAGGATGATGGCGCCTCCTACGCACGGCCAACCCACCCTCGTCTCTTCCTCAACTACACAGTACCCAGAGCAGACACACACCATGTATG TGTCTCAAGGGCCAATGCCCCAGCAGTACCCTCATCCCAGCGCCACCTTGCACCCTCACCCACAGCACCCCCAGCCCTCTGCCACGCCTACAGGCCAAGGCCAGCAGGGTGGTCCCCAACAACATGGAGGTCCTCCAAACCACCCAGCTGCCAGCCCAGTCCAgcaccagcagcaccagcagcaccagcaggcagcagcag cggcagcagcagcccaGGCCCTCCACATGGCTAACCAGGCACCGCAGCAGCAGATGTATTCTGCTTTGGCCCCCACTCCCCCCTCCATGACCCCGGGACCCAACCCTCAGTCTCCCCAGGCATCGTTCCCCTCTCCCCAGCAGACGGTCTATATCCACCCACAGCAGGTGCAGCACGGCTATAACCACAACCACATGGCACACGTGCAGCAG GCCCATATGCAGTCTGGTATGGTGCAGTCTCACCACCCGGCGCAGACTCACCCCACGATGATGCTGATGGCTACCCAGGGTCCTCCAGGGGGTCAGCCACCTATGCCCCAGACTGCCCTCAACCCCATTCCGGTTTCCTCCACCACACATTTTTCCTACCTGGCACATCCACaag TGCAAGctcatcatcagcagcagctgtAG
- the atxn2 gene encoding ataxin-2 isoform X1: MSMKAGGNRSKPGGGNTAGAAASGAGGSGGGRQNLGRGRHSGKGPAAVIFNGVYANMRMVHVLTSVVGTKCELKVKNGTIYEGVFKTYGPECDLVLDAAHRKSLEPSIAPRKEDIVESIIFKASDVVVVTFKDVDLNFARKVSSDTDNFTDTAVSSKINGEHKEKDLEPWDGGETHNSDSLESLDTDVSNGWDPNDMFKYNEEKYGVLSTYDSSLSTYTVPLERDNSEEFLKREARAAQLAEEIEASATYKARVALENDERSEEEKYTAVVRGERETHTLSRENKYIPPGQRNREAMSWGLGRQNSPRMAQSSAGPSTPRPGPHDYSPSAGADQRVVNGGSSHWPSPCPSPSSRPPSRYQSGPSSLPPRATTPTRPARPPSRPSRPLSHSSHPSYPSSSSSFSHHGPTSPASTLPKRMSSEGPPRMSPKSQRTPRSHRVPPCRTTGVPPGVDLISHNAPGEVPVTPPTRSSSSGGTWSSVVSGAHRPRSPRQNSMGGASSGSSSLPAPQTGTASVETVATATSASSPAAASPAPNMVTSSSGDAKECRIQETRQTSPTANKENIKPLDSSPSITRPVCKGPPSMQPDHRKQIDNLKKFSVDFRLQSISNPDSAFDQMMTKPPRDPADKPKDLALDKASTVGREGTEDGVVVNAAGPPGGAPAPSTSTTNTSKPGSPAALSPSPSAPDQKRPGLDVTSQGVQTTATSSFSAPKHEEKEEKREAVQDQVRKSTLNPNANEFKPRFNTQPKPANTPTPPRPQGQPSPSIVVQQPQTVYSQTVCFPQMYPLTPVSPGVQKSIIWKSPAMYQVQMPHMTVSQSKPYRPGKVPNMPQQRSDQHHPQGTPTMMHPVTAAGPPIVAQNPAYSAQYFTCSPQQFTSQPLVQQMTHYQSQAQHVFSPVMQGSARMMAPPTHGQPTLVSSSTTQYPEQTHTMYVSQGPMPQQYPHPSATLHPHPQHPQPSATPTGQGQQGGPQQHGGPPNHPAASPVQHQQHQQHQQAAAAAAAAQALHMANQAPQQQMYSALAPTPPSMTPGPNPQSPQASFPSPQQTVYIHPQQVQHGYNHNHMAHVQQAHMQSGMVQSHHPAQTHPTMMLMATQGPPGGQPPMPQTALNPIPVSSTTHFSYLAHPQVQAHHQQQL; encoded by the exons ATGTCAATGAAGGCCGGTGGAAATCGCAGCAAGCCAGGCGGTGGCAACACCGCTGGTGCCGCCGCCTCCGGTGCCGGAGGAAGCGGCGGGGGAAGACAGAATCTGGGCAG ggGAAGACACAGTGGTAAAGGTCCCGCAGCG GTGATTTTCAATGGTGTATATGCAAATATGAGGATGGTCCATGTCTTGACTTCAGTCGTG GGGACCAAGTGTGAGCTGAAAGTGAAAAATGGAACAATCTATGAAGGAGTATTTAAGACGTACGGTCCAGAG TGTGACTTGGTGTTGGATGCAGCCCACAGAAAGAGCCTAGAGCCAAGCATAGCACCCCGGAAAGAGGATATTGTGGAGAGCATCATTTTCAAGGCCTCTGATGTGGTAGTGGTGACCTTCAAAGATGTGGACCTGAATTTTGCCAGGAAAG TCTCTTCTGACACAG ACAACTTCACAGATACAGCAGTGAGCAGTAAGATTAATGGTGAGCATAAAGAGAAGGATCTAGAGCCCTGGGATGGGGGAGAGACCCACAACTCTGACAGCCTTGAGTCCCTGGATACAGATGTG TCAAACGGGTGGGATCCCAATGACATGTTCAAGTACAACGAGGAGAAGTATGGTGTCTTGTCTACATATGACAGCAGCCTGTCCACATATAC GGTTCCCTTGGAGCGGGACAACTCAGAAGAGTTCCTGAAGAGGGAGGCGCGTGCTGCCCAGCTGGCGGAGGAGATTGAGGCCAGTGCCACATACAAGGCCCGTGTGGCCCTGGAGAACGATGAACGCTCTGAGGAGGAGAAATATACTGCTGTGGTGCGAGGGGAAAGGGAGACTCACACACTTAGCAG agAGAACAAGTACATTCCTCCAGGTCAGAGGAACAGGGAGGCGATGTCCTGGGGACTGGGACGTCAGAATTCACCTCGTATGGCTCAAAGCTCAGCCGGACCCTCAACTCCTCGACCAGGACCTCACGACTACAGTCCCAGCGCCGGGGCAGATCAGAGGGTGGTTAATGGAG GTTCATCCCATTGGCCCTCACCCTGTCCGTCTCCTTCCTCTCGCCCCCCCTCTCGTTACCAGTCTGGCCCCTCCTCCCTGCCTCCTCGGGCAACTACACCCACCAGGCCTGCCAGACCCCCCTCTCGACCTTCCAGGCCTCTCTCTCATTCATCCCACCCCTCCtatccctcctcctcatcctcctttTCCCACCATGGGCCCACATCGCCAGCTTCCACTCTGCCCAAACGCATGTCTTCAGAAG GCCCACCAAGGATGTCTCCGAAATCCCAGCGGACGCCTCGTTCTCACAGAGTGCCTCCCTGCCGGACCACTGGCGTTCCTCCAGGAGTGGATTTAATTTCCCACAATGCCCCTGGAGAGGTCCCAGTGACCCCACCAACCAGAAGCAGCTCCTCTGGAGGGACATGGTCCTCGGTGGTTAGTGGAG CTCACAGGCCTCGCTCCCCCCGACAGAATAGTATGGGTGGAGCCTCTTCTggctcctcctccctcccagcACCCCAGACAGGAACAGCTTCTGTGGAAACTGTTGCTACAGCAACATCAGcttcctctcctgctgctgctagccCCGCCCCCAACATGGTCACCTCTTCTTCAGGAGATG CAAAAGAGTGTCGTATCCAAGAAACAAGACAGACATCCCCTACGGCAAATAAGGAGAACATCAAGCCCTTGGACAGCTCACCTAGTATCACCAGACCAGTCTGTAAAG GACCCCCTTCTATGCAACCAgaccacagaaaacaaatagataatttaaaaaaatttagtGTAGATTTTAGG TTGCAGTCGATTTCAAACCCAGACTCTGCCTTTGACCAGATGATGACCAAGCCTCCCAGAGATCCAGCAGACAAGCCAAAAGACCTTGCCCTGGACAAGGCCTCCACAGTGGGGAGGGAGGGCACTGAAGACGGTGTTGTAGTGAATGCGGCTGGCCCCCCCGGTGGTGCCCCTGCTCCATCTACCAGCACCACAAACACTAGTAAGCCTGGCAGCCCCGCTGCACTATCCCCATCTCCCTCAGCCCCCGACCAGAAGAGGCCAGGGCTGGATGTGACATCACAGGGAGTTCAGACGACAGCCACATCCTCATTCAGTGCACCCAAGcatgaagagaaggaggagaaaagggaggCAGTACAAGA TCAAGTAAGAAAATCAACCCTGAACCCAAATGCCAATGAGTTCAAACCAAGGTTCAATACACAG CCCAAACCAGCCAACACCCCGACGCCTCCCCGGCCTCAGGGACAGCCCAGCCCCTCAATCGTAGTCCAGCAGCCTCAGACTGTCTACAGCCAGACGGTCTGCTTCCCCCAGATGTATCCCCTCACACCAGTCAGCCCTGGAGTGCAG aaaagcataatatggaAG TCTCCAGCCATGTACCAGGTTCAGATGCCTCATATGACAGTCAGCCAATCTAAACCCTACAGACCAGGTAAAG TACCCAACATGCCCCAGCAGAGGTCGGACCAGCACCACCCTCAAGGCACACCCACCATGATGCACCCAGTGACTGCAGCAGGACCCCCTATTGTAGCACAAAACCCTGCCTACTCTGCCCAGTACTTCACCTGCAGCCCGCAGCAGTTCACCAGTCAGCCGCTGGTCCAGCAGATGACACATTACCAATCACAG GCGCAGCATGTGTTCAGTCCCGTAATGCAGGGCAGTGCCAGGATGATGGCGCCTCCTACGCACGGCCAACCCACCCTCGTCTCTTCCTCAACTACACAGTACCCAGAGCAGACACACACCATGTATG TGTCTCAAGGGCCAATGCCCCAGCAGTACCCTCATCCCAGCGCCACCTTGCACCCTCACCCACAGCACCCCCAGCCCTCTGCCACGCCTACAGGCCAAGGCCAGCAGGGTGGTCCCCAACAACATGGAGGTCCTCCAAACCACCCAGCTGCCAGCCCAGTCCAgcaccagcagcaccagcagcaccagcaggcagcagcag cggcagcagcagcccaGGCCCTCCACATGGCTAACCAGGCACCGCAGCAGCAGATGTATTCTGCTTTGGCCCCCACTCCCCCCTCCATGACCCCGGGACCCAACCCTCAGTCTCCCCAGGCATCGTTCCCCTCTCCCCAGCAGACGGTCTATATCCACCCACAGCAGGTGCAGCACGGCTATAACCACAACCACATGGCACACGTGCAGCAG GCCCATATGCAGTCTGGTATGGTGCAGTCTCACCACCCGGCGCAGACTCACCCCACGATGATGCTGATGGCTACCCAGGGTCCTCCAGGGGGTCAGCCACCTATGCCCCAGACTGCCCTCAACCCCATTCCGGTTTCCTCCACCACACATTTTTCCTACCTGGCACATCCACaag TGCAAGctcatcatcagcagcagctgtAG